The following are from one region of the Thiocapsa rosea genome:
- a CDS encoding ISAzo13 family transposase, whose translation MLDERGRRHWAACEALELGHGGIRAVAQATGLGERTIQRGCEEMRGEEASDPSPAGRIRRSGGGRHAVTAQDPKLLEALEALVEPSARGDPMSPLRWTCKSTRKLAEALARQGHGVSHSKVAQLLKQLDYRLQGTRKCLEGNSHPDRDAQFRYINRCVRVFQRAGQPVISVDAKKKELVGPFANRGREYRPKGQPEPVRTHDFADKALGKVCPYGIYDLTDNRGWVSVGVDHDTAQFAVASIRRWWARMGHQCYPHAQSLLITADGGGSNASRNRLWKVELQKLADELGLAIYVRHFPPGTSKWNKIEHRMFCHITENWRGRPLINHEVIVNLIANTTTTKGLEIRAELDEAGYPTGISVSDDEFRAVNLVPARFHGMDWNYLIKPRSDHRKSATY comes from the coding sequence GTGCTGGACGAGCGGGGGCGTCGGCACTGGGCGGCGTGTGAAGCACTGGAGCTCGGTCACGGCGGCATCCGCGCCGTCGCTCAAGCCACCGGTTTAGGCGAGCGCACGATTCAGCGTGGTTGCGAGGAAATGCGCGGTGAAGAGGCATCGGATCCATCGCCTGCGGGTCGGATACGGCGCTCCGGAGGAGGCCGGCATGCGGTGACGGCACAGGATCCGAAACTACTCGAGGCACTGGAAGCCTTGGTGGAGCCGAGTGCGCGGGGCGATCCCATGTCCCCCTTGCGCTGGACCTGCAAGAGCACACGCAAGCTCGCTGAAGCGTTGGCGCGACAAGGTCATGGGGTCAGTCACAGCAAAGTAGCGCAGTTGCTCAAGCAACTGGACTATCGCCTGCAAGGGACGCGCAAATGTCTCGAGGGGAACTCGCATCCTGATCGGGACGCGCAGTTTCGCTATATCAATCGGTGTGTGAGAGTGTTTCAACGGGCCGGTCAGCCGGTGATCTCCGTGGACGCCAAGAAAAAGGAACTGGTTGGTCCCTTTGCCAATCGGGGCCGGGAATATCGCCCGAAGGGACAGCCGGAACCCGTCCGGACGCACGATTTCGCCGACAAAGCGCTGGGCAAGGTGTGCCCCTATGGAATCTATGATCTCACCGACAATCGCGGCTGGGTCAGCGTCGGCGTGGATCATGATACCGCCCAATTCGCCGTGGCCTCGATTCGTCGCTGGTGGGCTCGGATGGGACACCAGTGCTACCCGCATGCGCAGTCGCTGCTGATCACCGCCGATGGGGGCGGCAGCAATGCCAGCCGCAACCGGCTCTGGAAGGTGGAGTTGCAGAAACTGGCCGACGAGCTCGGACTCGCCATCTACGTGCGCCACTTTCCGCCCGGCACCAGCAAGTGGAACAAAATCGAGCATCGCATGTTCTGTCACATCACCGAGAACTGGCGGGGCCGACCGCTCATCAATCACGAAGTCATCGTCAACCTCATCGCAAACACCACGACGACGAAAGGATTGGAGATCCGAGCCGAGCTCGACGAGGCAGGCTATCCGACCGGCATTTCCGTGAGCGACGACGAGTTTCGCGCCGTGAATCTTGTTCCTGCCAGATTTCATGGCATGGATTGGAACTACCTCATCAAGCCTCGCTCAGATCACCGGAAATCGGCCACTTATTAA
- a CDS encoding Ppx/GppA phosphatase family protein, whose protein sequence is MIEEPVQDAVETMLPEVVAAVDLGSNSFHMIVARIGNGHMQVTDRLKEMVRLGEGVGEDKQLDAQVAERALACLERFGQRLRGFPPGSVRAVGTNTLRQLAPDSDFLPRAEAKLGHPIEVIAGREEARLIYLGVAHDLAAGTERRLVVDIGGGSTEIIVGLGFSPRLRESLHMGCVSMSRRHFADGRITARAMEKAELTGALEVRPVRELFRRTGWQTAVGSSGTIKSIAAVVAAEGWCEDGISATALLRLRDALVETGRISALALKGLAEERKPVFAGGVAVLRSVFETLGIQHLQVSEYALREGLIYETMGRSQHVDVRERTVETLGRHFQIDQDHAQRVRATAVALLRRLAGPWSLQDPNHRLMLAWAARLHEIGVMVAHSQHQKHGAYLLRNADLAGFTRPEQMLLAVLVLGHRRKFPVQELAVLPRETGEAARRLCMILRLAVLLHRGRSSESKPNPTLTTDGDNLALSFPDDWLADHPLTRLELEEEAERLASAGIRLEFG, encoded by the coding sequence ATGATTGAAGAGCCCGTCCAGGACGCCGTCGAGACCATGCTGCCAGAGGTCGTCGCAGCCGTCGATCTCGGATCCAATAGCTTTCACATGATCGTCGCCCGCATCGGCAACGGTCACATGCAGGTGACCGATCGCCTCAAGGAGATGGTCCGACTCGGCGAAGGCGTGGGCGAGGACAAGCAGCTCGACGCGCAGGTCGCCGAGCGCGCCTTGGCGTGCCTGGAGCGATTCGGCCAGAGGCTCCGTGGCTTCCCTCCCGGCAGCGTGCGTGCGGTCGGAACCAATACCTTGCGCCAGCTCGCGCCCGACAGCGATTTTCTCCCCCGGGCGGAAGCCAAGCTCGGTCACCCGATCGAGGTCATCGCGGGCCGCGAAGAGGCGCGGCTGATCTACCTCGGCGTCGCCCACGATCTAGCCGCAGGCACCGAGCGCCGCCTCGTCGTCGACATCGGCGGCGGCAGCACGGAGATCATCGTCGGGCTCGGTTTTTCTCCGCGCCTGCGCGAGAGCCTGCACATGGGCTGCGTGAGCATGTCGCGCCGTCATTTCGCCGACGGGCGCATCACCGCCCGGGCCATGGAAAAGGCCGAGCTTACGGGAGCGCTCGAGGTGCGGCCCGTACGCGAGCTGTTTCGCCGCACGGGCTGGCAAACGGCCGTGGGCAGCTCCGGCACCATCAAATCCATCGCAGCTGTCGTGGCGGCCGAAGGCTGGTGCGAGGACGGGATCTCGGCGACGGCGCTGCTGCGACTTCGCGATGCGCTCGTGGAGACGGGCCGAATCTCCGCCCTCGCGCTCAAGGGCTTGGCCGAGGAGCGTAAGCCGGTCTTCGCCGGCGGTGTCGCCGTCCTGCGATCGGTCTTCGAGACGCTCGGGATCCAACATCTGCAGGTCTCGGAATACGCACTGCGTGAAGGCTTGATCTACGAAACGATGGGGCGCAGCCAACACGTGGACGTCCGGGAACGCACCGTCGAGACCCTCGGCCGACACTTTCAGATCGATCAGGACCACGCCCAGCGCGTCCGGGCGACGGCCGTGGCCCTCTTGCGCCGACTCGCCGGGCCTTGGTCGCTGCAGGACCCCAACCACAGGCTCATGCTCGCGTGGGCGGCACGACTCCACGAAATCGGCGTCATGGTCGCCCACAGCCAGCACCAGAAACACGGGGCCTATTTGCTGCGCAACGCCGATCTCGCCGGCTTCACGCGACCGGAGCAAATGCTGCTCGCCGTCTTGGTGCTCGGACACAGAAGGAAGTTTCCCGTCCAAGAGCTCGCGGTCCTACCCCGCGAGACCGGGGAGGCGGCGCGCAGGCTCTGCATGATCCTGCGGCTGGCCGTTCTGCTGCATCGCGGTCGCTCCTCGGAAAGCAAACCCAATCCGACGCTCACGACCGACGGGGACAACCTCGCCTTGAGCTTCCCGGACGATTGGCTCGCCGATCACCCCTTGACCCGGTTGGAGCTTGAAGAGGAGGCCGAGCGCCTGGCTTCCGCGGGGATTCGCCTGGAATTCGGATGA
- the recQ gene encoding DNA helicase RecQ — MNETPLQVLNRVFGYDRFRGAQAEIIDRLIAGGDALVLMPTGGGKSLCYQIPAILRPGVGVVVSPLIALMQDQVDALRQLGVRAAFLNSSLTLQEARTVEEAMISGDLDLVYVAPERLLTERFLALLDRVRVALFAIDEAHCVSQWGHDFRPEYIQLHLLHERWPQIPRVALTATADAPTRAEILTRLGLEQAGQFVSSFDRPNIRYRIVEKANPRQQLIAFLRNEHPGDAGIVYCLSRRKVEETATYLATQGIAALPYHAGLPAETRRTHQARFLREEGVIIVATIAFGMGIDKPDVRFVAHLDLPKSLEAYYQETGRGGRDGQPADAWMTYGLGDVVMLRRMIEDSEAEERFKRVEMQKLDSMLGFCETTECRRQVLLNYFGEPLPKPCGNCDTCLEPVATWDGTRAAQMALSCIYRTGQRFGSSYLVDVLLGKANERIRRFGHDQVTTFGIGQELSADQWKSVYRQLVAAGFIRVDFEGHGALCLTEQSRPLLRGERTLHLRRDPDRKRTSSAARRPAMAPPTDPEALALWQALRDYRRQLAVEQDVPAYHIFNDVTLNEMLTYRPRDRDELSRINGVGQVKLERFGEGFLRLLALHEAEHGRPERVPVLPAARAAASEARAGAIELNDSVRETLALLRSGLSVDAIADRRELKASTIYTHLSRCIEVGELSVGEVVTLDRDSLRAIEFAIEQQPEGALISLKPIYDAFEGRYNYGLLSCIRAGMGISTGG; from the coding sequence ATGAACGAGACGCCGCTTCAGGTGCTCAACCGCGTCTTCGGCTACGACCGTTTTCGCGGTGCGCAGGCGGAGATTATCGATCGGCTGATCGCCGGCGGAGACGCCCTGGTCCTCATGCCGACGGGTGGGGGCAAGTCGCTCTGTTATCAGATTCCGGCGATCCTGCGCCCCGGCGTGGGGGTCGTGGTTTCGCCGTTGATCGCCTTGATGCAGGACCAGGTCGATGCACTGCGGCAGCTCGGCGTGCGGGCCGCCTTTCTGAACTCATCGCTGACGCTGCAGGAGGCCCGCACGGTCGAGGAGGCGATGATCTCGGGCGATCTGGACCTGGTCTATGTCGCTCCGGAGCGGCTGCTGACCGAGCGTTTCCTCGCGCTGTTGGATCGCGTCCGGGTTGCCTTGTTCGCGATCGACGAGGCCCACTGCGTCTCCCAATGGGGCCATGATTTCCGCCCCGAATACATCCAGCTCCACCTGCTGCACGAGCGCTGGCCCCAGATCCCGCGCGTCGCACTCACCGCGACCGCCGACGCGCCGACCCGAGCCGAGATCCTGACCCGCTTGGGTTTGGAGCAGGCCGGGCAGTTCGTGTCCAGCTTCGATCGACCGAACATCCGCTATCGCATCGTCGAGAAGGCCAACCCGCGTCAGCAGCTCATCGCCTTCCTGCGCAACGAGCATCCCGGCGATGCCGGCATCGTCTATTGTCTGTCGCGGCGCAAGGTCGAGGAGACGGCGACCTATCTCGCGACCCAGGGCATCGCGGCGCTGCCCTATCACGCAGGGCTTCCGGCCGAGACCCGCCGCACGCACCAAGCCCGGTTCCTGCGCGAGGAGGGCGTGATCATCGTCGCGACCATCGCCTTCGGGATGGGGATCGACAAGCCGGACGTGCGCTTCGTCGCCCATCTGGACCTGCCCAAAAGCCTGGAAGCCTACTACCAGGAGACCGGACGCGGCGGCCGGGACGGTCAGCCCGCCGATGCCTGGATGACCTATGGTCTGGGCGACGTGGTGATGCTGCGTCGCATGATCGAGGACTCCGAGGCCGAGGAGCGCTTCAAGCGGGTGGAGATGCAGAAGCTCGACAGCATGCTCGGCTTCTGCGAGACCACCGAATGTCGGCGCCAGGTTCTGCTCAACTATTTCGGCGAGCCGCTTCCCAAGCCCTGCGGCAACTGCGACACCTGCCTGGAGCCGGTCGCCACCTGGGACGGGACTCGGGCGGCGCAGATGGCGCTCTCCTGCATCTATCGCACGGGCCAGCGCTTCGGCAGCAGTTATCTGGTGGACGTCCTGCTCGGCAAGGCAAACGAGCGCATCCGCCGCTTCGGACATGACCAAGTCACGACCTTCGGCATCGGCCAGGAGCTCTCCGCGGATCAATGGAAGTCCGTCTATCGTCAGCTCGTCGCAGCCGGCTTCATCAGGGTCGATTTCGAGGGGCACGGGGCGCTCTGCCTGACCGAGCAGAGCCGTCCCTTGCTGCGGGGCGAGCGAACGCTGCACCTGCGCCGGGATCCGGACCGCAAACGCACGAGCTCCGCCGCACGTCGCCCCGCCATGGCGCCGCCGACCGATCCGGAGGCGCTCGCGCTCTGGCAGGCCCTGCGCGACTACCGGCGTCAGCTCGCCGTGGAGCAGGATGTGCCGGCGTACCACATCTTCAACGATGTCACGCTCAACGAGATGCTGACCTACCGCCCGCGCGATCGCGACGAGCTGTCTCGGATCAACGGTGTCGGTCAGGTGAAGCTCGAGCGCTTCGGCGAGGGCTTCCTACGGCTGCTCGCCCTGCATGAAGCCGAGCACGGCCGACCCGAACGGGTGCCGGTCCTGCCGGCCGCCCGAGCGGCGGCGAGCGAGGCCCGCGCCGGTGCGATCGAGCTGAACGACTCGGTGCGAGAGACCCTGGCGCTGCTGCGTTCTGGACTCTCGGTGGATGCAATTGCCGATCGCCGTGAGCTCAAGGCCAGCACCATCTATA
- a CDS encoding SDR family NAD(P)-dependent oxidoreductase yields MTAKAPRIVCISGGTSGIGAGLVAAFIEAGDRVVTFGRDSEKVAALAQTWGQAVDCGSLRLLVGDVTHADFRARLVAEIRDTDGRLDVLVNNAGVILSQGDIDETVDAWRTTLEVNLIAPFALTQACLGVLEQSAAPVVINMSSACAQHPFETCTSTSYSASKAGLEMLTRRLAMALGSRGIRVNAVAPGVVESPMWGGASDLIASTVKRRHRLRQEAVEPNDVARAVLFLASENARRITGACLNVDAGYALG; encoded by the coding sequence ATGACCGCTAAGGCGCCGCGCATCGTCTGTATCAGTGGCGGGACATCCGGGATCGGCGCGGGGCTCGTTGCCGCCTTCATCGAGGCCGGCGATCGGGTCGTGACCTTCGGGCGGGATTCGGAGAAGGTCGCCGCGCTCGCGCAGACGTGGGGTCAGGCCGTTGACTGCGGGAGCTTACGTCTGCTCGTGGGCGACGTGACGCATGCGGACTTCCGCGCGCGTCTCGTCGCCGAGATTCGGGATACGGACGGGCGACTGGACGTCTTGGTCAATAATGCCGGCGTGATCTTGAGCCAAGGCGATATAGACGAGACGGTCGATGCCTGGCGGACGACCCTGGAGGTCAACCTGATTGCGCCTTTTGCCCTGACCCAAGCCTGTCTCGGCGTGTTGGAGCAAAGCGCCGCTCCGGTCGTGATCAACATGTCGTCGGCCTGCGCGCAGCACCCCTTCGAGACCTGCACATCGACCAGCTATTCCGCCAGCAAGGCGGGTCTGGAGATGTTGACGCGGCGATTGGCGATGGCGTTGGGGTCACGCGGCATTCGGGTGAACGCTGTGGCTCCGGGCGTGGTGGAATCCCCGATGTGGGGAGGGGCGAGCGATCTGATCGCCTCGACCGTGAAGCGCCGTCATCGCTTACGCCAAGAGGCCGTCGAGCCGAACGACGTGGCCCGTGCCGTCCTCTTTCTTGCGTCCGAGAATGCGCGCAGGATTACCGGTGCGTGCCTCAACGTCGACGCGGGGTATGCGCTTGGCTAA
- a CDS encoding ABC transporter permease, whose product MPILSLAWKSLLNRRGTALLTVISIGLSVALLVGVERLRTETRASFANTISGTDLIVGARTGPVQLLLYAVFRIGHATNNISWDSYLDIAAHPRVAWSIPISLGDSHRGYPVLGTNSAYFEHYRYGRGRTLLLAEGAIFSDLYDAVLGADVAKALGYGLGDSIVIAHGASDVAFARHDDHPFRVAGILAPTGTPVDRTVHVSLEGIEAVHVGWEGGAPRPGRVVDADAARAMDLAPKAITAALVGLTSRISTFQVQRFVNDYRAEPLMAILPGVALAELWGLIAVGERALLLVSGFVVVVGLFGLLTVLLTSLGERRREMAILRSVGARPAHVFALILGEALALTLLGILLGLGLLYAGLLVAQPLILSAMGVFVAVGTLSAHEMMLLALVLAAGFLVGLIPAYRAYRMSLADGLSIRV is encoded by the coding sequence GTGCCCATCCTGAGCCTGGCTTGGAAGAGCCTCCTCAATCGTCGCGGTACGGCGTTGCTGACGGTCATATCGATCGGTCTGAGCGTCGCGCTGCTTGTCGGCGTGGAGCGTCTTCGAACCGAGACGCGTGCGAGCTTCGCCAACACCATCTCGGGCACCGACCTGATCGTCGGGGCGCGGACCGGACCGGTTCAGCTGCTGCTTTATGCGGTCTTCCGAATCGGTCACGCCACCAACAACATCTCCTGGGACTCCTACCTGGACATCGCGGCCCACCCCCGCGTCGCCTGGTCCATCCCGATCTCTCTGGGTGACTCGCACCGCGGATACCCCGTCCTCGGCACCAACTCGGCCTACTTCGAGCATTACCGATACGGTCGCGGTCGCACGCTCCTCCTGGCGGAGGGTGCGATTTTCTCCGACCTCTACGACGCGGTGCTCGGGGCCGATGTGGCGAAGGCGCTGGGTTACGGCTTGGGCGATTCCATCGTGATTGCACACGGCGCCTCGGATGTCGCCTTCGCGCGGCACGACGACCATCCATTTCGGGTTGCCGGGATCCTCGCGCCGACCGGCACCCCGGTCGACCGCACGGTCCACGTGAGCCTGGAGGGGATCGAGGCGGTCCATGTCGGTTGGGAGGGCGGAGCACCTCGGCCGGGCCGCGTCGTCGATGCAGATGCTGCGCGTGCGATGGACCTTGCCCCCAAAGCCATTACCGCGGCCTTGGTGGGTCTAACCTCGCGGATCTCGACCTTCCAGGTGCAGCGCTTCGTCAACGACTACCGAGCGGAACCGCTGATGGCCATCCTGCCCGGCGTGGCACTCGCCGAGCTCTGGGGCCTGATTGCAGTCGGCGAGCGGGCCTTGCTGCTGGTTTCGGGATTCGTCGTCGTCGTCGGTCTCTTCGGTCTCCTGACGGTGCTGTTGACGAGTCTCGGCGAGCGAAGACGCGAGATGGCGATCCTGCGCTCGGTCGGCGCCCGCCCGGCCCATGTCTTTGCGCTGATTCTGGGCGAGGCGCTCGCGTTGACCCTGCTCGGCATCCTTCTCGGCCTGGGGCTTCTCTACGCGGGCCTGCTGGTGGCCCAGCCGTTGATCCTGTCGGCGATGGGGGTCTTCGTCGCTGTCGGAACCCTCTCGGCTCATGAGATGATGTTGCTGGCACTGGTCCTCGCCGCTGGATTCCTGGTCGGCCTGATCCCCGCTTATCGCGCGTATCGGATGTCTCTGGCGGACGGGCTGTCGATTCGAGTGTGA
- a CDS encoding 4a-hydroxytetrahydrobiopterin dehydratase, with protein MSRAKLDAESIARALSELNASAASPWNLADGKLHKEFRFKDFVEAFGFMSRVALVAESMDHHPEWRNVYNHVVVDLATHDAGGITALDFTLASRIEGLSC; from the coding sequence ATGAGCCGTGCCAAGCTGGATGCCGAATCGATCGCGAGGGCGCTTTCGGAGCTCAACGCCTCCGCCGCGTCGCCGTGGAATCTGGCCGACGGTAAGCTGCACAAAGAATTCCGGTTCAAGGACTTCGTCGAGGCGTTTGGCTTTATGAGTCGGGTCGCGCTGGTGGCCGAGTCGATGGATCATCATCCGGAGTGGCGCAACGTCTACAACCACGTTGTTGTCGATCTCGCGACCCACGACGCGGGCGGGATTACTGCGCTTGATTTCACGCTGGCGAGCCGGATCGAAGGCTTGAGCTGTTAG
- a CDS encoding SCP2 sterol-binding domain-containing protein: MAALFSADWMNHLKDAWNGEPEVTDKLAEIDFNSVIYCGFKDEENPRGVFVVEKGVCVRAGAWSETDPPANWDMRADLKDWLKWVEKGIGMAGMGTAFMTGKLKFKEGDYKAMLKDPRMANPFVKSFGLMQQIPTDELG; the protein is encoded by the coding sequence ATGGCCGCACTTTTTTCAGCAGACTGGATGAACCATCTTAAGGACGCTTGGAACGGTGAGCCGGAGGTCACGGACAAGCTGGCCGAGATCGACTTCAACTCGGTGATCTATTGTGGATTCAAAGACGAAGAGAATCCGCGCGGCGTCTTCGTCGTCGAAAAGGGCGTCTGCGTGCGGGCCGGCGCTTGGTCGGAGACGGATCCGCCCGCCAACTGGGACATGCGCGCGGACCTCAAGGATTGGCTCAAGTGGGTCGAGAAGGGCATCGGTATGGCCGGCATGGGCACCGCCTTCATGACCGGCAAGCTCAAGTTCAAGGAAGGTGACTACAAGGCGATGCTGAAGGACCCGCGCATGGCCAATCCCTTCGTGAAGAGCTTCGGGCTCATGCAGCAGATTCCGACGGACGAACTCGGCTGA
- a CDS encoding encapsulin-associated ferritin-like protein: MANEGYHEPTEELSDETRDMHRAIISLMEELEAVDWYNQRVDVCKDEDLKAILAHNRDEEKEHAAMVLEWIRRKDPSFDKELKDYLFTEKQIAHH; this comes from the coding sequence ATGGCGAACGAGGGCTACCACGAGCCGACCGAAGAATTGTCCGACGAGACCCGGGACATGCACCGGGCCATCATCTCGCTGATGGAGGAGCTCGAAGCGGTCGACTGGTACAACCAACGGGTCGACGTCTGCAAGGACGAGGACCTGAAGGCGATCCTGGCGCACAATCGCGACGAAGAAAAGGAACACGCAGCGATGGTTCTCGAATGGATCCGCCGTAAGGATCCGTCTTTCGACAAAGAGTTGAAGGACTATCTCTTCACCGAAAAACAGATTGCCCATCACTAA
- a CDS encoding 6-pyruvoyl trahydropterin synthase family protein, whose translation MDTDILTRIEISKEYLNFSAGHFTIFSATERENLHGHNFRIRCNVTASVGADGMAFDYVMLKRVLKALCDELDERLLLPECSPHLRVERGDGMVIAWFGEERLTFLERDVLLLPIRNVTIEELAELLLARLRARPELAGRDLRAIELGVSSGAGQWAFSSWRTS comes from the coding sequence TTGGATACCGACATCCTGACCCGTATCGAGATCAGCAAGGAATATCTCAATTTCAGCGCCGGCCATTTCACCATCTTCTCCGCGACCGAGCGGGAGAATCTCCATGGCCATAATTTCCGGATTCGCTGCAATGTCACGGCGTCGGTCGGCGCGGACGGGATGGCGTTCGATTACGTCATGCTCAAGCGGGTGCTCAAGGCGCTTTGCGACGAGCTCGACGAGCGTCTTCTGCTGCCCGAGTGCTCGCCGCACCTGCGCGTCGAGCGTGGCGACGGGATGGTAATCGCTTGGTTCGGCGAGGAGCGCCTGACCTTCCTCGAGCGCGACGTGCTGCTCCTGCCCATTCGAAATGTGACGATCGAAGAGCTGGCCGAACTGCTGCTTGCGCGGCTGCGCGCGCGACCCGAGCTGGCGGGTCGGGATCTGCGCGCCATCGAGCTGGGTGTCTCCTCGGGTGCCGGGCAATGGGCCTTTTCGTCTTGGAGGACATCATGA
- a CDS encoding SDR family NAD(P)-dependent oxidoreductase, with translation MNLLVVTGASAGIGRAIATRFLVEGSVVVNLSRRPCTERGVENLACDLAQPEAIERIADRLTVWLADAERICLVHSASVMRRDTIDALPSEELRAVLELNLVAANALNQLVLPHMSAGSSIIYIGSTLAEKAVPGVASYVIAKHALAGMMRSTCQDLAGRGIHTCMICPGFTDTEQIRAMIDGDPDTLAALAGMSAFDRLIEPEEIADTVAFAAHAPVLNGALIHANLGQRER, from the coding sequence ATGAATCTACTTGTCGTCACCGGCGCGAGTGCGGGGATCGGCCGTGCCATCGCGACCCGCTTCCTGGTGGAGGGCAGCGTCGTCGTCAATCTCTCTCGCCGTCCCTGCACGGAACGTGGGGTGGAGAATCTGGCATGCGACCTGGCCCAGCCGGAGGCGATCGAGCGGATCGCCGACAGGCTGACCGTCTGGTTGGCCGATGCCGAGCGCATCTGTCTGGTCCACAGCGCTTCGGTTATGCGTCGCGACACCATCGACGCCTTGCCGAGCGAGGAGCTTCGCGCTGTACTCGAACTCAATCTGGTGGCCGCCAACGCGCTGAATCAATTGGTTCTGCCGCATATGAGTGCCGGGTCGAGCATCATCTACATCGGCTCGACCCTGGCGGAGAAGGCGGTGCCCGGCGTGGCGAGCTACGTGATCGCCAAGCATGCCCTGGCCGGGATGATGCGGTCGACCTGCCAGGATCTTGCCGGGCGCGGGATCCACACCTGCATGATCTGCCCCGGCTTTACGGATACCGAGCAGATCCGTGCCATGATCGACGGCGATCCGGACACGCTTGCCGCCTTGGCGGGGATGTCGGCGTTCGATCGGCTGATCGAGCCGGAAGAGATCGCCGACACCGTGGCCTTTGCTGCCCATGCCCCGGTGCTGAACGGTGCACTTATTCACGCCAACCTCGGGCAGCGCGAGCGATGA
- a CDS encoding DUF3299 domain-containing protein: MRLFARLFPVILALWLVGCGEESAGPESATSSAMPVEEIDWDRLIPVEWQPETLLEDFDLDALDELDDDDPRALELMDKLMALWADAPVVEELDGLRVRLPGFVVPLELDARRMSEFLLVPYYGACIHVPPPPANQTIHVVAPEGREYVGELFDTVWVTGTLRVIRSSSDLADAGYRIDVTEIEPYDGEVEPL, from the coding sequence ATGAGACTGTTTGCGCGTCTGTTCCCGGTTATTCTTGCCCTATGGCTCGTGGGTTGCGGTGAAGAATCCGCTGGACCCGAGTCGGCGACTTCAAGCGCGATGCCGGTCGAGGAGATCGACTGGGATCGCTTGATCCCGGTCGAGTGGCAGCCCGAAACCCTGCTCGAAGACTTCGACCTCGACGCGCTCGATGAGCTGGACGACGACGATCCGCGCGCCTTAGAGCTGATGGACAAGCTCATGGCCCTCTGGGCCGATGCTCCGGTGGTGGAGGAGCTGGACGGGCTGCGGGTCCGACTTCCCGGCTTCGTCGTGCCCTTGGAGCTGGATGCGCGCAGGATGTCCGAGTTTCTTTTGGTGCCTTATTACGGCGCCTGCATCCATGTTCCGCCGCCGCCCGCGAATCAGACGATTCATGTCGTTGCGCCCGAGGGCCGCGAGTATGTCGGCGAGCTGTTCGATACCGTCTGGGTCACGGGGACGCTTCGGGTGATCCGCAGCAGCAGCGACCTGGCCGACGCAGGCTATCGGATCGACGTGACCGAGATCGAGCCCTACGACGGCGAGGTGGAGCCTCTTTAA